The Corvus hawaiiensis isolate bCorHaw1 chromosome 2, bCorHaw1.pri.cur, whole genome shotgun sequence genome includes a window with the following:
- the NHS gene encoding Nance-Horan syndrome protein isoform X5: MLGQRPKNPIHNIPSTLDKQTNWSKALPLPTPEEKMKQDAQVISSCIIPINVTGVGFDREASIRCSLVHSQSVLQRRRKLRRRKTISGIPRRVQQEIDSDESPVARERNVIVHTNPEFSGSSNRRLGTRDSECQTEEILIAAPSRRRIRAQRGQSVVASLSHSAGNILVLADNGDAVFAAAVSNRIRSRSLPREGARASEGHQDATTKSAGYEAEHFLAGQERIPKNGKEILSKQGSQECQPIGLTCPQHLHSPEHSIGERGRSRLSRMVDSGSCEISSNSDTFGSPIHSISTAGVLLSSHMDQKDDHQSSSGNWSGSSSTCPSQTSETIPPAASPPLTGSSHCDSELSLNTAANANEDSSVFITEQFGDHADKVRGHRASSFTSTVADLLDDPNNSNTSDSEWNYLHHHHDASCRQDFSPERPKADSLGCPSFTSMATYDSFLEKTPSDKADTSSHFSVDTEGYYTSMHFDCGLKGNKSYICNYAAPGSESGQTESMTSSLADCAWQECMSHRRQGRQSISLKKPKAKPAPPKRSSSLRKSEGSTDLPDKKEPKIGGGQHVSHTAREMKLPLEFSNTPSRVEGPNLPAKQELPWTNQGDGGLKDTPFDTADIPSFKDEGAEQPHYADLWLLNDLKSSDPYRSLSNSSTATGTTVIECIKSPESSESQTSQSGSRATTPSLPSVDNEFKLASPEKLAGLASPSSGYSSQSETPTSSFPTAFFSGPLSPGVSKRKPKVPERKSSLQQPLSKDGTASVSKDLELPIIPPTHLDLSALHNVLSKPFAHRHQLHTFSHSKQSAGGEALQPSPPSALAITPSVLKSVHLRAVNKPEGVKHKGSTPDLLCIQETTLMATDVSPGKMRPLLAKKPVSRQYSTDEAIMLYIDTSPAEAGPGKPPLEKSSSFGGQNSCEREAVTSASMGLVEIKPGKDQTHLAAEYLPESSLNQTCAVPVDGFQKGSAVPTGDDETKKPVQGAETVHDLQQVQAQQELSAGSEGSVEAGPVGESPAQAEGPTITYQLKHQPDVSHHVPGNISYEAEMAAVDSLSEEGCKQENDITSGIPTKSASDDSRADETVGGADEPSLKESSPSDESIMSPLSEESQADTEDVFVSPNKPRTTEDLFAVIHRSKRKVLGRKDSGDLSVRNRLRASSGTSSQPPTSSTLPTSNMPPASSVGTPISSQRSPGLIYRNAKKSNTSNEEFKLLLLKKGSRSDSSYRMSATEILKSPILPKSARELMVDALQSMEESPPITSPDALSPLSPCSPRVNTEGFSSKNFPMSASSRVGRSRAPPAASSSRYSVRCRLYNTPMQAISEGETENSDGSPHDDRSSQSST; encoded by the exons ATGTTAGGGCAGAGGCCGAAAAATCCAATACATAATATCCCTTCTACACTGGATAAACAAACCAATTGGAGTAAAGCACTACCTCTCCCAActccagaggagaaaatgaaacaagatGCCCAAGTGATTTCTTCTTGCATTATCCCCATCAATGTCACTG GAGTTGGTTTTGACAGAGAGGCTAGTATACGCTGCTCTCTTGTTCATTCACAATCTGTACTACAGCGGAGACGAAAgttgaggaggaggaaaaccatCTCTGGCATCCCCAGAAGAGTGCAACAAGAAATAG ATTCAGACGAGTCACCAGTGGCAAGAGAGCGCAATGTGATTGTGCACACAAACCCGGAATTCTCTGGCTCCAGCAACAGGAGGTTGGGGACCCGGGACTCGGAGTGCCAGACAGAAGAAATCCTGATAGCTGCTCCCTCCCGGCGACGGATCCGCGCCCAGCGGGGGCAGAGCGTTGTAGCCTCTCTCTCCCACTCCGCTGGCAACATCTTGGTGCTGGCGGACAATGGGGATGCggtctttgctgctgctgtgagcaaCCGCATCCGCTCGCGAAGCCTTCCTCGCGAGGGTGCCCGGGCCAGCGAGGGCCATCAGGATGCCACCACCAAGAGTGCAGGCTACGAAGCAGAGCACTTCCTAGCTGGTCAGGAGAGGATCCCAAAAAATGGGAAGGAGATCTTGAGCAAGCAGGGTTCACAGGAGTGCCAGCCCATTGGTTTAACTTGTCCTCAGCACCTGCATAGCCCTGAACACAGCATTGGCGAGAGGGGGAGATCTCGGCTGTCAAGGATGGTCGATTCAGGCAGCTGTGAAATTTCATCCAACTCAGACACCTTCGGGAGCCCAATTCACTCCATCTCCACAGCAGGAGTCCTGCTCAGCAGCCACATGGACCAGAAAGATGACCACCAGTCCTCCAGTGGCAACTGGAGCGGAAGCAGCTCCACATGTCCCTCCCAGACCTCTGAAAccattcctcctgctgcctctcctccaCTGACAGGCTCTTCACACTGTGACTCTGAGCTGTCGCTCAATACCGCTGCCAATGCCAATGAGGACTCCAGTGTCTTCATCACAGAGCAGTTTGGTGACCACGCAGACAAGGTCAGGGGCCACAGGGCGAGCTCCTTCACGTCCACTGTGGCAGATTTACTGGATGACCCCAACAACAGCAACACGAGTGACAGCGAGTGGAACTACCTGCACCATCACCATGACGCCTCCTGTCGCCAGGATTTCAGCCCTGAGCGCCCAAAGGCAGACAGCCTGGGATGCCCCAGCTTTACCAGCATGGCCACCTATGACAGCTTCCTCGAAAAGACCCCCTCTGACAAGGCAGACACTAGCTCACACTTTTCTGTGGATACTGAAGGATACTATACCTCCATGCACTTTGACTGTGGTCTGAAGGGTAATAAAAGCTATATTTGCAACTATGCAGCCCCAGGCTCTGAGAGTGGCCAGACTGAGAGCATGACTTCCAGCCTAGCTGACTGTGCCTGGCAGGAGTGCATGAGCCACAGGAGGCAGGGACGGCAGAGCATCTCACTGAAGAAACCAAAGGCAAAGCCAGCCCCACCAAAACGCAGCTCGTCTTTGAGGAAATCAGAGGGCAGCACCGACCTTCCTGACAAGAAAGAACCAAAGATCGGTGGTGGGCAGCATGTCTCTCACACTGCCAGGGAGATGAAGCTGCCCCTTGAGTTTTCAAACACACCTTCCCGAGTGGAAGGCCCCAACCTGCCAGCCAAGCAGGAGCTTCCCTGGACAAACCAGGGTGATGGCGGATTAAAGGACACTCCATTTGACACCGCTGATATCCCTTCCTTTAAAGATGAAGGTGCTGAACAACCTCACTATGCAGATCTCTGGCTTCTGAATGACTTGAAATCCAGTGATCCTTACAGGTCCTTGTCCAATTCAAGCACTGCTACGGGTACTACAGTCATAGAGTGCATCAAGTCACCCGAGAGCTCTGAATCCCAGACGTCTCAGTCTGGGTCACGAGCTACaaccccatccctcccctctgTTGATAATGAGTTTAAGCTGGCCTCCCCAGAGAAGTTGGCGGGATTAGCCTCACCCTCCAGTGGGTACTCCAGCCAGTCAGAGACACCCACCTCTTCTTTTCCGACAGCTTTCTTTTCAGGACCCTTGTCTCCAGGGGTGAGCAAGAGGAAGCCAAAAGTACCAGAGAGGAAGTCATCGCTGCAGCAGCCACTCTCAAAAGATGGCACCGCCTCAGTGAGCAAAGACCTCGAACTTCCAATTATACCTCCTACTCACCTCGACCTAAGTGCTCTTCACAATGTCTTGAGCAAGCCCTTCGCTCACAGGCACCAGCTGCATACCTTTAGCCACAGCAAGCAGAGCGCAGGTGGGGAagccctgcagcccagccctcccTCTGCCCTCGCCATCACGCCCTCTGTTCTCAAGTCTGTCCACCTCCGGGCAGTCAACAAGCCTGAAGGTGTGAAACATAAAGGCAGTACCCCAGACCTGCTCTGCATACAGGAGACCACTTTGATGGCAACTGATGTCTCTCCAGGCAAAATGAGGCCACTGTTAGCTAAGAAACCAGTATCACGCCAGTACTCTACAGATGAGGCCATAATGCTGTACATTGACACTTCCCCAGCAGAAGCAGGCCCTGGAAAGCCACCTTTAGAGAAAAGCTCCTCTTTTGGCGGGCAGAATAGCTGCGAGCGAGAAGCTGTAACTTCAGCAAGCATGGGTCTGGTTGAAATCAAACCTGGGAAGGACCAAACACACCTGGCTGCTGAATACTTACCAGAAAGCTCTCTGAATCAGACATGTGCCGTCCCCGTGGATGGCTTTCAGAAGGGCTCAGCTGTCCCCACAGGTGATGATGAAACAAAGAAACCTGTCCAGGGAGCAGAAACAGTGCACGATCTTCAGCAAGTGCAGGCTCAGCAAGAGCTCTCTGCAGGCAGCGAGGGGAGTGTGGAAGCTGGGCCTGTGGGTGAAAGCCCAGCTCAGGCTGAGGGACCGACCATCACCTATCAGTTAAAGCACCAACCCGATGTAAGCCACCATGTGCCTGGGAATATCAGCTATGaagcagagatggcagcagtGGATTCACTCAGCGAAGAGGGTTGCAAGCAGGAAAACGATATCACATCAGGTATCCCAACCAAAAGTGCCTCTGATGACAGCAGGGCAGACGAGACAGTGGGCGGTGCAGACGAGCCTTCGCTGAAAG AGTCTTCTCCAAGCGATGAGTCCATCATGTCTCCGCTGAGCGAGGAGTCACAGGCTGACACTGAGGATGTCTTTGTGTCTCCAAACAAACCCCGCACTACTGAGGATCTGTTTGCAGTCATTCACAG ATCAAAAAGGAAAGTTCTTGGGAGAAAGGATTCTGGAGACCTTTCTGTAAGAAACAGATTGAGAGCTTCATCTGGGACCAGCAGCCAgcctcccaccagcagcacacTGCCCACCAGCAACATGCCACCAGCCAGCAGTGTGGGCACTCCCATTAGCAGTCAGAGGTCCCCCGGGCTCATATACAGGAATGCCAAAAAGTCCAACACATCCAATGAGGAGTTTAAGCTACTGCTCCTTAAAAAGGGCAGCCGATCTGATTCCAGCTACAGAATGTCTGCCACAGAAATTCTGAAAAGTCCTATTTTGCCCAAGTCTGCTAGAGAGCTGATGGTGGACGCCCTTCAAAGCATGGAAGAGTCTCCTCCCATAACGAGCCCTGACGCATTATCCCCgctctccccctgctccccaagGGTCAACACGGAAGGATTCTCCTCCAAGAACTTCCCCATGTCGGCATCCTCGCGGGTGGGGCGGTCACGGGCGCCgccggcagccagcagcagccggTACAGCGTGCGCTGCAGGCTGTACAACACCCCCATGCAGGCCATCTCCGAGGGGGAGACCGAGAACTCGGATGGCAGCCCCCACGACGATCGGTCTTCTCAGAGCTCTACATAG
- the NHS gene encoding Nance-Horan syndrome protein isoform X4 gives MTEGSHNAVSNLDAESKLSVYYRAPWHQQRNIFVPSTRPPCVEELHHHAKQHLRALRREHRSRGDNREQKVQGPVAVVAPPFPPFPATCSQKRHAIKDRHLLPFYSTRSPSPIECCHMAPWSRKSHPPEDEDTDVMLGQRPKNPIHNIPSTLDKQTNWSKALPLPTPEEKMKQDAQVISSCIIPINVTGVGFDREASIRCSLVHSQSVLQRRRKLRRRKTISGIPRRVQQEIDSDESPVARERNVIVHTNPEFSGSSNRRLGTRDSECQTEEILIAAPSRRRIRAQRGQSVVASLSHSAGNILVLADNGDAVFAAAVSNRIRSRSLPREGARASEGHQDATTKSAGYEAEHFLAGQERIPKNGKEILSKQGSQECQPIGLTCPQHLHSPEHSIGERGRSRLSRMVDSGSCEISSNSDTFGSPIHSISTAGVLLSSHMDQKDDHQSSSGNWSGSSSTCPSQTSETIPPAASPPLTGSSHCDSELSLNTAANANEDSSVFITEQFGDHADKVRGHRASSFTSTVADLLDDPNNSNTSDSEWNYLHHHHDASCRQDFSPERPKADSLGCPSFTSMATYDSFLEKTPSDKADTSSHFSVDTEGYYTSMHFDCGLKGNKSYICNYAAPGSESGQTESMTSSLADCAWQECMSHRRQGRQSISLKKPKAKPAPPKRSSSLRKSEGSTDLPDKKEPKIGGGQHVSHTAREMKLPLEFSNTPSRVEGPNLPAKQELPWTNQGDGGLKDTPFDTADIPSFKDEGAEQPHYADLWLLNDLKSSDPYRSLSNSSTATGTTVIECIKSPESSESQTSQSGSRATTPSLPSVDNEFKLASPEKLAGLASPSSGYSSQSETPTSSFPTAFFSGPLSPGVSKRKPKVPERKSSLQQPLSKDGTASVSKDLELPIIPPTHLDLSALHNVLSKPFAHRHQLHTFSHSKQSAGGEALQPSPPSALAITPSVLKSVHLRAVNKPEGVKHKGSTPDLLCIQETTLMATDVSPGKMRPLLAKKPVSRQYSTDEAIMLYIDTSPAEAGPGKPPLEKSSSFGGQNSCEREAVTSASMGLVEIKPGKDQTHLAAEYLPESSLNQTCAVPVDGFQKGSAVPTGDDETKKPVQGAETVHDLQQVQAQQELSAGSEGSVEAGPVGESPAQAEGPTITYQLKHQPDVSHHVPGNISYEAEMAAVDSLSEEGCKQENDITSGIPTKSASDDSRADETVGGADEPSLKESSPSDESIMSPLSEESQADTEDVFVSPNKPRTTEDLFAVIHRSKRKVLGRKDSGDLSVRNRLRASSGTSSQPPTSSTLPTSNMPPASSVGTPISSQRSPGLIYRNAKKSNTSNEEFKLLLLKKGSRSDSSYRMSATEILKSPILPKSARELMVDALQSMEESPPITSPDALSPLSPCSPRVNTEGFSSKNFPMSASSRVGRSRAPPAASSSRYSVRCRLYNTPMQAISEGETENSDGSPHDDRSSQSST, from the exons AACATCGAAGCCGAGGTGATAACAGAGAGCAAAAAGTCCAAGGCCCCGTTGCTGTGGTGGCTCccccctttcctcccttccctgcaacCTGCAGCCAAAAGAGGCACGCAATAAAGGACCGGCACTTGCTACCA TTTTACAGCACCCGTTCGCCCTCCCCAATTGAGTGTTGCCACATGGCCCCCTGGAGTAGAAAG TCCCATCCACCAGAGGACGAAGATACAGATGTCATGTTAGGGCAGAGGCCGAAAAATCCAATACATAATATCCCTTCTACACTGGATAAACAAACCAATTGGAGTAAAGCACTACCTCTCCCAActccagaggagaaaatgaaacaagatGCCCAAGTGATTTCTTCTTGCATTATCCCCATCAATGTCACTG GAGTTGGTTTTGACAGAGAGGCTAGTATACGCTGCTCTCTTGTTCATTCACAATCTGTACTACAGCGGAGACGAAAgttgaggaggaggaaaaccatCTCTGGCATCCCCAGAAGAGTGCAACAAGAAATAG ATTCAGACGAGTCACCAGTGGCAAGAGAGCGCAATGTGATTGTGCACACAAACCCGGAATTCTCTGGCTCCAGCAACAGGAGGTTGGGGACCCGGGACTCGGAGTGCCAGACAGAAGAAATCCTGATAGCTGCTCCCTCCCGGCGACGGATCCGCGCCCAGCGGGGGCAGAGCGTTGTAGCCTCTCTCTCCCACTCCGCTGGCAACATCTTGGTGCTGGCGGACAATGGGGATGCggtctttgctgctgctgtgagcaaCCGCATCCGCTCGCGAAGCCTTCCTCGCGAGGGTGCCCGGGCCAGCGAGGGCCATCAGGATGCCACCACCAAGAGTGCAGGCTACGAAGCAGAGCACTTCCTAGCTGGTCAGGAGAGGATCCCAAAAAATGGGAAGGAGATCTTGAGCAAGCAGGGTTCACAGGAGTGCCAGCCCATTGGTTTAACTTGTCCTCAGCACCTGCATAGCCCTGAACACAGCATTGGCGAGAGGGGGAGATCTCGGCTGTCAAGGATGGTCGATTCAGGCAGCTGTGAAATTTCATCCAACTCAGACACCTTCGGGAGCCCAATTCACTCCATCTCCACAGCAGGAGTCCTGCTCAGCAGCCACATGGACCAGAAAGATGACCACCAGTCCTCCAGTGGCAACTGGAGCGGAAGCAGCTCCACATGTCCCTCCCAGACCTCTGAAAccattcctcctgctgcctctcctccaCTGACAGGCTCTTCACACTGTGACTCTGAGCTGTCGCTCAATACCGCTGCCAATGCCAATGAGGACTCCAGTGTCTTCATCACAGAGCAGTTTGGTGACCACGCAGACAAGGTCAGGGGCCACAGGGCGAGCTCCTTCACGTCCACTGTGGCAGATTTACTGGATGACCCCAACAACAGCAACACGAGTGACAGCGAGTGGAACTACCTGCACCATCACCATGACGCCTCCTGTCGCCAGGATTTCAGCCCTGAGCGCCCAAAGGCAGACAGCCTGGGATGCCCCAGCTTTACCAGCATGGCCACCTATGACAGCTTCCTCGAAAAGACCCCCTCTGACAAGGCAGACACTAGCTCACACTTTTCTGTGGATACTGAAGGATACTATACCTCCATGCACTTTGACTGTGGTCTGAAGGGTAATAAAAGCTATATTTGCAACTATGCAGCCCCAGGCTCTGAGAGTGGCCAGACTGAGAGCATGACTTCCAGCCTAGCTGACTGTGCCTGGCAGGAGTGCATGAGCCACAGGAGGCAGGGACGGCAGAGCATCTCACTGAAGAAACCAAAGGCAAAGCCAGCCCCACCAAAACGCAGCTCGTCTTTGAGGAAATCAGAGGGCAGCACCGACCTTCCTGACAAGAAAGAACCAAAGATCGGTGGTGGGCAGCATGTCTCTCACACTGCCAGGGAGATGAAGCTGCCCCTTGAGTTTTCAAACACACCTTCCCGAGTGGAAGGCCCCAACCTGCCAGCCAAGCAGGAGCTTCCCTGGACAAACCAGGGTGATGGCGGATTAAAGGACACTCCATTTGACACCGCTGATATCCCTTCCTTTAAAGATGAAGGTGCTGAACAACCTCACTATGCAGATCTCTGGCTTCTGAATGACTTGAAATCCAGTGATCCTTACAGGTCCTTGTCCAATTCAAGCACTGCTACGGGTACTACAGTCATAGAGTGCATCAAGTCACCCGAGAGCTCTGAATCCCAGACGTCTCAGTCTGGGTCACGAGCTACaaccccatccctcccctctgTTGATAATGAGTTTAAGCTGGCCTCCCCAGAGAAGTTGGCGGGATTAGCCTCACCCTCCAGTGGGTACTCCAGCCAGTCAGAGACACCCACCTCTTCTTTTCCGACAGCTTTCTTTTCAGGACCCTTGTCTCCAGGGGTGAGCAAGAGGAAGCCAAAAGTACCAGAGAGGAAGTCATCGCTGCAGCAGCCACTCTCAAAAGATGGCACCGCCTCAGTGAGCAAAGACCTCGAACTTCCAATTATACCTCCTACTCACCTCGACCTAAGTGCTCTTCACAATGTCTTGAGCAAGCCCTTCGCTCACAGGCACCAGCTGCATACCTTTAGCCACAGCAAGCAGAGCGCAGGTGGGGAagccctgcagcccagccctcccTCTGCCCTCGCCATCACGCCCTCTGTTCTCAAGTCTGTCCACCTCCGGGCAGTCAACAAGCCTGAAGGTGTGAAACATAAAGGCAGTACCCCAGACCTGCTCTGCATACAGGAGACCACTTTGATGGCAACTGATGTCTCTCCAGGCAAAATGAGGCCACTGTTAGCTAAGAAACCAGTATCACGCCAGTACTCTACAGATGAGGCCATAATGCTGTACATTGACACTTCCCCAGCAGAAGCAGGCCCTGGAAAGCCACCTTTAGAGAAAAGCTCCTCTTTTGGCGGGCAGAATAGCTGCGAGCGAGAAGCTGTAACTTCAGCAAGCATGGGTCTGGTTGAAATCAAACCTGGGAAGGACCAAACACACCTGGCTGCTGAATACTTACCAGAAAGCTCTCTGAATCAGACATGTGCCGTCCCCGTGGATGGCTTTCAGAAGGGCTCAGCTGTCCCCACAGGTGATGATGAAACAAAGAAACCTGTCCAGGGAGCAGAAACAGTGCACGATCTTCAGCAAGTGCAGGCTCAGCAAGAGCTCTCTGCAGGCAGCGAGGGGAGTGTGGAAGCTGGGCCTGTGGGTGAAAGCCCAGCTCAGGCTGAGGGACCGACCATCACCTATCAGTTAAAGCACCAACCCGATGTAAGCCACCATGTGCCTGGGAATATCAGCTATGaagcagagatggcagcagtGGATTCACTCAGCGAAGAGGGTTGCAAGCAGGAAAACGATATCACATCAGGTATCCCAACCAAAAGTGCCTCTGATGACAGCAGGGCAGACGAGACAGTGGGCGGTGCAGACGAGCCTTCGCTGAAAG AGTCTTCTCCAAGCGATGAGTCCATCATGTCTCCGCTGAGCGAGGAGTCACAGGCTGACACTGAGGATGTCTTTGTGTCTCCAAACAAACCCCGCACTACTGAGGATCTGTTTGCAGTCATTCACAG ATCAAAAAGGAAAGTTCTTGGGAGAAAGGATTCTGGAGACCTTTCTGTAAGAAACAGATTGAGAGCTTCATCTGGGACCAGCAGCCAgcctcccaccagcagcacacTGCCCACCAGCAACATGCCACCAGCCAGCAGTGTGGGCACTCCCATTAGCAGTCAGAGGTCCCCCGGGCTCATATACAGGAATGCCAAAAAGTCCAACACATCCAATGAGGAGTTTAAGCTACTGCTCCTTAAAAAGGGCAGCCGATCTGATTCCAGCTACAGAATGTCTGCCACAGAAATTCTGAAAAGTCCTATTTTGCCCAAGTCTGCTAGAGAGCTGATGGTGGACGCCCTTCAAAGCATGGAAGAGTCTCCTCCCATAACGAGCCCTGACGCATTATCCCCgctctccccctgctccccaagGGTCAACACGGAAGGATTCTCCTCCAAGAACTTCCCCATGTCGGCATCCTCGCGGGTGGGGCGGTCACGGGCGCCgccggcagccagcagcagccggTACAGCGTGCGCTGCAGGCTGTACAACACCCCCATGCAGGCCATCTCCGAGGGGGAGACCGAGAACTCGGATGGCAGCCCCCACGACGATCGGTCTTCTCAGAGCTCTACATAG